The Bryobacteraceae bacterium genome includes a window with the following:
- the csm3_2 gene encoding type III-A CRISPR-associated RAMP protein Csm3, producing MKLVHIYTITGTIETVTGLHIGAGKDSIEIGGMDNPVIKHPHTGEPYIPGSSLKGKVRSLLEWALHKVDPDGQVWGFNKKTRIDNINNDEILRIFGTTHEDWSGGPTRVSVRDCHLTKACREMIHERGLPFTEEKTEVVIDRIQGKAAGNIGPRKTERVPGGMEFDLEIQFRVIDTGDGGELDMKCLNRLIEGLKLLEKDALGGSGSRGYGKVRFKNLAVDGKSIQEKFDSISAIDPQKPGEIVKAGAGVEG from the coding sequence ATGAAACTGGTTCACATCTACACGATCACTGGCACGATCGAGACGGTCACCGGCCTGCACATCGGCGCCGGCAAGGACTCGATCGAAATCGGGGGCATGGACAATCCGGTGATCAAACACCCGCATACGGGAGAGCCATACATTCCCGGGTCGAGTCTGAAAGGCAAAGTGCGCAGCCTGCTGGAGTGGGCGCTGCATAAAGTGGATCCGGACGGGCAGGTGTGGGGCTTCAACAAGAAGACGAGGATCGACAACATCAACAACGATGAGATTCTGCGGATCTTCGGAACGACGCACGAGGACTGGAGCGGAGGGCCGACGCGGGTATCCGTGCGGGACTGCCACCTGACAAAAGCCTGCCGCGAGATGATCCACGAGCGCGGGCTGCCGTTCACCGAAGAGAAGACGGAAGTCGTGATCGACCGCATTCAGGGCAAAGCGGCCGGAAACATCGGACCGCGGAAGACCGAGAGAGTGCCCGGAGGCATGGAGTTCGACCTGGAGATTCAGTTCCGTGTGATCGACACCGGCGACGGGGGCGAACTGGACATGAAGTGCCTGAACCGGCTGATTGAAGGGCTGAAGCTGCTGGAGAAGGATGCTCTGGGGGGCTCTGGCAGCCGCGGCTACGGGAAAGTGCGCTTCAAGAATCTGGCAGTGGACGGCAAGAGCATCCAGGAAAAGTTTGACTCGATCAGCGCAATTGATCCCCAAAAACCGGGCGAAATTGTGAAAGCAGGCGCTGGCGTGGAGGGCTGA
- the cas1-1 gene encoding CRISPR-associated endonuclease Cas1 1, producing the protein MATLYIDRSGAELELDHGALAVRVEGELLQRVPLIHLERCVITGGTRITTGLLARLAEEGIGVVIAKPRTERAAVMAGAPKGDATRRLGQAAMALHAPAKDRWARHWVHAKCMAMARLMREEAEGNAGARASLWKAAERILAQARRLRQERPGAEGARGMEGAASAAYFEGLQELFAPGLGFEGRNRRPPRDPVNACLSLAYTLLYGAAVEAATGAGLDAAAGFLHEPAPGRAGLACDLMEPARPAADRIVIELFRSRTLRREHFETGAEGCLLGKAGRRAFYQAVEEPMERIRRRLRASARRVAGAADRAYERISEAGGMMPCGRCT; encoded by the coding sequence ATGGCCACCTTGTACATTGACCGTTCGGGCGCGGAGCTGGAGCTCGACCACGGGGCGCTCGCGGTGCGTGTGGAGGGAGAACTGCTGCAGCGGGTGCCTCTGATTCACCTGGAACGGTGCGTGATCACAGGCGGCACTCGGATCACGACAGGACTCCTGGCAAGGCTCGCAGAGGAAGGCATTGGCGTCGTGATTGCCAAGCCGCGGACGGAGCGGGCGGCGGTGATGGCAGGCGCGCCGAAAGGGGACGCGACGCGGCGGCTGGGGCAGGCGGCGATGGCGCTGCACGCGCCGGCGAAGGACCGGTGGGCGCGCCACTGGGTTCATGCCAAGTGCATGGCGATGGCGCGGCTGATGCGGGAGGAGGCTGAAGGCAACGCCGGCGCGCGGGCGAGCCTGTGGAAGGCGGCGGAGCGGATCCTGGCGCAGGCGCGGCGGCTGCGGCAGGAGCGTCCCGGAGCGGAAGGGGCGCGGGGGATGGAGGGAGCGGCGTCGGCGGCCTATTTCGAGGGGCTGCAGGAGCTGTTCGCACCCGGGCTGGGGTTCGAGGGACGGAACCGGCGCCCGCCGCGGGATCCGGTGAATGCCTGCCTGTCGCTCGCCTACACGCTGCTGTACGGTGCGGCGGTGGAGGCGGCGACGGGGGCGGGGCTGGATGCGGCGGCGGGGTTTCTGCATGAACCGGCGCCGGGGCGGGCGGGGCTCGCCTGCGACCTGATGGAACCGGCGCGGCCCGCGGCCGACCGGATCGTCATTGAACTTTTCCGGTCGCGGACGCTGCGGAGAGAGCACTTCGAGACCGGCGCAGAGGGCTGCCTGCTGGGCAAGGCGGGTCGGCGGGCGTTTTATCAGGCGGTGGAAGAGCCGATGGAGAGGATCCGGCGGAGGCTGCGGGCCAGCGCGAGGCGGGTGGCGGGCGCCGCGGACAGGGCGTATGAGCGGATCTCGGAGGCTGGAGGGATGATGCCATGCGGCCGCTGTACGTAG
- the cas2-1 gene encoding CRISPR-associated endoribonuclease Cas2 1: MPHRSLYLAAYDISDAKRLRKALAVMKQFATGGQKSVFECFLTEAEKERLVREMREVIEPREDRFFLIPVEMRSPVRVLGIGVAPEDPPYYYAG; the protein is encoded by the coding sequence ATGCCGCACAGAAGCCTGTATCTGGCAGCGTATGACATTTCGGACGCAAAACGACTGCGAAAAGCGCTGGCCGTGATGAAACAATTTGCGACTGGCGGGCAGAAATCGGTGTTCGAGTGTTTTCTGACCGAGGCCGAAAAGGAGCGGCTGGTGCGGGAGATGCGCGAGGTGATCGAACCCAGGGAAGACCGTTTTTTTCTGATTCCGGTGGAAATGCGCAGCCCGGTGCGCGTGCTGGGCATCGGCGTGGCGCCGGAGGATCCGCCCTATTACTACGCGGGGTAG
- a CDS encoding type III-A CRISPR-associated protein Cas10/Csm1, whose translation MAEGNPTLIETALGAFLHDTGKFWQRAYGGQQNADAEVRAMADQILPGGPHGRTHVHALWTWQFFHWMEKEGLNLPGADRSRVRNLAAYHHRPGGGPEAEAGAQWLIAEADQLAAGMDREARKDEDGEAPGGWDQFIRTALVSPFAAVRLDPRLGEVRKTYVPLDRLRPEGLTDSVERVDTAGYQARYREMLEGFLKEFRAVAGLPQPWLFQSSLKSLCERYWHAVPSSTKDQPDVSLFDHSRAVAAIASALYQWHEAHGGITKEKLKETREDKKFVWILGDLSGIQAALFRLQHQQVRGVARILRARSFLMSLITESAALDVLRRLGLTPFSLVQNAGGRFLILAANTGRTREVFEDVRRSVEQWMLARWRGELALNLSMTEAFSGELFRRERFREMTLLWAAAAESAKQAPFSSCYEVVMRQDRYEHGACPACGFRPARAADAGEESYCGPCAEERRLGGDLPRLRAIGWSRKPVGDPARNLELWDGLRLHWHIAGMNLAPLEEGFVIGGVFDAQMPLALRHTAHYVPVLGEEEPGKAAYARHLSADARQTAPGETKTFEHIALDALEGVNGSLYGEDLLAVIKADVDRLGAVFAQGVERPSLGLMAGLSRMMDFFFSARLPHLLKSDPRFRSTYVVYAGGDDLLLIGPWRQSLELLAELRKAFAQYVGNPQITLSAALELSHPDEPLNRSARAAEERLEAAKEAGRNRVCAIDMEPLEWEQFEQQLKNSERLVEQMRAGELSQGFVYRMLAFDRDRMQCLRGEADAHAASWRARWGYQLRRNLKVKDLAGSPLVQFLNSLFGLSATLGRGAAPPSARTAITAALYRNRKF comes from the coding sequence ATGGCTGAAGGAAATCCCACTCTGATTGAAACGGCCCTCGGCGCATTTCTGCACGACACGGGGAAGTTCTGGCAGCGGGCGTACGGAGGCCAGCAGAACGCGGACGCCGAAGTGCGGGCGATGGCCGACCAGATTCTGCCGGGCGGCCCGCATGGAAGGACGCACGTGCATGCGCTGTGGACATGGCAGTTCTTTCATTGGATGGAAAAAGAGGGGCTGAACCTGCCGGGCGCGGACCGCAGCCGGGTGAGGAATCTGGCGGCGTATCATCACCGGCCCGGCGGAGGGCCAGAAGCGGAGGCTGGAGCGCAATGGCTGATCGCGGAAGCCGACCAGCTGGCGGCGGGCATGGACCGGGAGGCGAGAAAGGACGAAGACGGAGAGGCGCCGGGCGGATGGGATCAGTTCATCCGGACGGCGCTGGTGTCGCCTTTTGCGGCAGTGCGGCTGGATCCGCGGCTGGGCGAGGTCCGGAAGACGTATGTGCCGCTGGACCGGCTGAGGCCGGAGGGGCTGACCGACTCGGTGGAAAGAGTGGACACGGCCGGCTATCAGGCGCGCTACCGGGAGATGCTGGAAGGCTTCCTGAAGGAGTTCCGCGCGGTGGCGGGCCTGCCGCAGCCGTGGCTGTTCCAGAGCAGCCTGAAATCCCTGTGCGAGCGCTACTGGCATGCGGTGCCGTCGTCGACGAAGGATCAGCCCGACGTCTCTCTTTTCGATCACAGCCGGGCGGTGGCGGCGATCGCCTCGGCGCTGTATCAGTGGCATGAAGCCCATGGCGGGATCACCAAGGAAAAGCTGAAAGAGACGAGAGAGGACAAGAAATTTGTCTGGATTCTGGGGGATCTGTCCGGGATCCAGGCGGCGCTGTTCCGGCTGCAGCACCAGCAGGTGCGGGGGGTGGCGCGGATCCTGAGGGCGCGATCGTTCCTGATGTCGCTGATCACGGAGAGCGCGGCGCTGGATGTGCTGCGGCGGCTGGGGCTGACGCCGTTTTCTCTGGTGCAGAACGCGGGCGGGCGGTTCCTGATTCTGGCGGCGAACACCGGACGGACGCGAGAGGTGTTCGAGGACGTGCGGCGGAGCGTCGAACAGTGGATGCTGGCGCGGTGGCGGGGCGAGCTGGCGCTGAACCTGTCGATGACGGAGGCGTTCAGCGGGGAGCTGTTCCGGCGGGAACGGTTCCGGGAGATGACCTTGCTGTGGGCAGCCGCGGCGGAGTCGGCCAAGCAGGCCCCGTTTTCCAGCTGCTACGAAGTGGTGATGCGGCAGGACCGGTACGAGCACGGAGCATGCCCGGCGTGCGGATTCCGGCCAGCCCGCGCCGCGGACGCGGGGGAAGAGTCGTATTGCGGGCCGTGCGCGGAGGAGCGGCGGCTGGGCGGGGACCTGCCCCGTCTGCGGGCGATCGGGTGGTCGCGGAAACCGGTTGGAGATCCTGCCCGGAACCTGGAGTTGTGGGACGGGCTGCGGCTTCACTGGCACATCGCCGGGATGAATCTGGCGCCGCTGGAAGAGGGTTTTGTCATCGGCGGGGTTTTCGACGCGCAGATGCCGCTGGCGTTGCGGCATACGGCTCACTACGTGCCGGTGCTGGGCGAAGAAGAGCCGGGAAAGGCCGCCTACGCCAGGCACCTGAGCGCGGATGCGCGCCAGACGGCGCCGGGGGAAACAAAGACTTTCGAGCACATTGCGCTGGACGCGCTGGAAGGGGTGAACGGGAGCCTGTACGGCGAGGACCTGCTGGCCGTGATCAAGGCCGACGTCGACCGGCTGGGGGCGGTCTTCGCCCAGGGCGTCGAGCGGCCGAGCCTCGGGCTGATGGCGGGGCTGTCGCGGATGATGGATTTCTTCTTTTCCGCGCGGCTGCCGCACCTTCTGAAGTCGGATCCGCGTTTCCGCAGCACCTATGTCGTCTATGCCGGCGGCGATGATCTGCTGCTGATCGGTCCGTGGCGGCAGTCGCTGGAGCTGCTGGCCGAGCTGCGGAAGGCCTTTGCGCAGTATGTGGGCAACCCGCAGATCACGCTGTCGGCGGCGCTCGAACTGTCGCACCCCGACGAACCGCTGAACCGGAGCGCGAGAGCGGCCGAGGAAAGGCTGGAAGCGGCCAAGGAGGCGGGGCGGAACCGGGTGTGCGCGATCGACATGGAACCGCTCGAATGGGAGCAGTTCGAGCAGCAGCTGAAGAACTCGGAGAGGCTCGTGGAGCAGATGCGCGCGGGGGAGTTGAGCCAGGGGTTCGTGTACCGGATGCTGGCGTTCGACCGGGACCGGATGCAGTGCCTGCGGGGAGAAGCCGACGCCCATGCGGCGTCGTGGCGGGCGCGGTGGGGGTATCAGCTGAGGCGGAATCTCAAGGTGAAAGATCTGGCGGGCAGTCCGCTGGTCCAGTTTCTGAATTCATTGTTCGGCCTGAGTGCAACGTTGGGCCGGGGCGCCGCGCCGCCGTCGGCGCGCACCGCCATCACGGCCGCGCTGTACAGGAACCGCAAGTTCTGA
- a CDS encoding hypothetical protein (possible pseudo, frameshifted) translates to MTRKSLLMTMAASLILTAFPAGAQEDGPGKGVARISLIQGDVSVRRGDSGDWVAAAINAPLLAEDRVLTGAASRAEVQFDYHHRIRLAADSEIRLTQLEHRLYQIQVVRGLATFSALKGGDAQVEINTPAAALRPVAWGEYRVAVFDDDRAELTVRRGEAEIFTPSGSQRLRPGRTMVVRLTPDNRAEYQYVAEIPRDAWDEFNRNRDRELSRGAQVYQYVSRDIYGAEDLYGHGNWIYVAPYGWCWQPFVAAGWAPYRFGRWVWLDWYGWTWVSYDPWGWAPFHYGRWFWWNNAWLWYPGPVIGVRHWWSPALVGWFGWSSWGGFTAGVGFGWGAVGWVPLAPFEPLYPWWGPRFAGYRNVNFIHQNTTIINNTNITNIYRNARIRDGVTVVRGDDFVRGQVGRPLRLGGEELQRASVARGAVPFAPARESLRLADREPVLRQGSIHPGRAERFYSRRPVERAERIPFDEQRRTFEQLTARSAGPEGRREAVAERTGVDRGAQGGMIRETDRGAGRSPDRSGAAEDRGWRRADEGLRRTETRAGDTGPGVRTRTEERMMETGRTGAGTGWRRADEPARRTETRTGESEWRRFGDPGVGVRNAETNRTRTELGAEERSGSGWRSFGDPGRGSARTETPRAAETPRSESPRWSTGAGRSDDSGGIRVSPGPRSETPRSESPRWSTNENRGRTESPRYESPRTESPRYDTPRSESPRWSTGGGRGDDGGIRVSPAPRVDSPRMDTPRMERQAEPPRGGEARPAPRSERGNSFTPMSRGGWSTGGGGMAGESPSVLSPRSSPGDAGGRANWSTGGAMVDVSPRSSRSDAGSAWTGGGTASDSWRGSGGRSSWSTGGGVVDVSPRSEPRSEPRSAGGWSTGGSGGRTGWAGDGFGGGARSAPSYGGYSGGVRSAPSYGGGGIGAPPSIGGGGIRGGGMGAPPSVGGGGIRSGGGFSGGGGVRSAPSGGAGAAGGGGVRGGRGR, encoded by the coding sequence ATGACGCGCAAGAGCCTGCTGATGACGATGGCGGCGAGCCTGATCCTGACGGCGTTCCCCGCCGGGGCGCAGGAGGACGGACCGGGCAAAGGCGTGGCGCGGATCAGCCTGATCCAGGGCGACGTCTCGGTTCGGCGGGGCGACTCGGGCGATTGGGTGGCGGCGGCGATCAATGCGCCGCTGCTGGCCGAGGACCGCGTGCTGACGGGCGCGGCGTCGCGGGCGGAGGTGCAGTTCGACTACCATCACCGGATCCGGCTGGCTGCCGACAGCGAGATCCGGCTGACGCAGCTCGAGCACCGGCTGTATCAGATCCAGGTGGTGCGCGGGCTGGCCACGTTCAGCGCTTTGAAGGGCGGTGATGCGCAGGTGGAGATCAACACGCCGGCGGCGGCGCTGCGGCCGGTGGCGTGGGGCGAGTACCGGGTGGCGGTGTTCGACGATGACAGGGCCGAGCTGACGGTGCGCCGGGGCGAGGCGGAGATCTTCACGCCTTCGGGCTCTCAGCGGCTGAGACCGGGCCGCACCATGGTGGTCCGGCTGACGCCGGACAACCGGGCCGAATATCAATATGTGGCCGAGATTCCCCGGGATGCCTGGGACGAGTTCAACCGCAACCGCGACCGCGAGCTGAGCCGCGGCGCGCAGGTGTATCAATATGTCAGCCGGGACATCTACGGGGCGGAAGACCTCTACGGGCACGGCAACTGGATCTATGTGGCCCCCTACGGGTGGTGCTGGCAGCCGTTTGTGGCCGCCGGCTGGGCGCCCTACCGCTTCGGGCGTTGGGTGTGGCTCGACTGGTACGGATGGACGTGGGTCAGCTACGATCCCTGGGGCTGGGCGCCGTTCCACTACGGCCGCTGGTTCTGGTGGAACAATGCGTGGCTGTGGTATCCGGGTCCGGTGATCGGCGTCCGGCACTGGTGGAGTCCGGCGCTGGTGGGATGGTTCGGATGGTCGAGCTGGGGCGGGTTCACCGCCGGCGTGGGCTTCGGCTGGGGCGCCGTGGGCTGGGTGCCGCTGGCTCCGTTCGAGCCGCTGTATCCGTGGTGGGGCCCGCGCTTTGCCGGCTACCGCAACGTCAACTTCATCCACCAGAACACGACCATCATCAATAACACCAACATCACGAACATCTACCGCAATGCGCGCATCCGCGACGGCGTGACCGTGGTGCGCGGCGACGACTTCGTCCGCGGCCAGGTGGGGCGGCCGCTGCGGCTCGGCGGCGAGGAACTGCAGCGGGCGAGCGTGGCGCGCGGGGCGGTGCCGTTCGCCCCGGCGCGCGAGAGCCTCCGGCTCGCGGACCGCGAACCGGTTCTGCGGCAGGGCTCGATCCATCCGGGCCGGGCCGAACGCTTCTACAGCCGCCGCCCGGTCGAGCGCGCCGAGCGCATTCCGTTCGACGAACAGAGAAGGACCTTCGAACAGCTGACCGCCCGGAGCGCCGGGCCGGAGGGCCGCCGCGAAGCAGTGGCGGAGCGCACCGGTGTGGATCGGGGAGCGCAGGGCGGCATGATCCGGGAGACGGACCGTGGCGCGGGCCGCAGCCCGGATCGCAGCGGCGCGGCGGAAGACCGCGGCTGGCGGCGGGCCGATGAAGGACTGCGGCGCACCGAAACCCGGGCGGGGGACACCGGACCGGGCGTGCGGACCCGCACGGAAGAAAGGATGATGGAGACCGGGCGCACAGGCGCCGGCACGGGCTGGAGGCGGGCCGACGAACCGGCGCGCCGGACCGAGACGCGCACGGGCGAGAGCGAGTGGCGGCGGTTCGGCGATCCTGGCGTCGGAGTCCGGAACGCCGAGACCAACCGCACGCGCACGGAGCTTGGCGCAGAGGAGCGGAGCGGCTCCGGATGGAGGAGCTTCGGCGATCCGGGCCGCGGCTCCGCGCGGACGGAAACGCCGCGGGCGGCCGAGACGCCCCGCAGCGAGTCCCCGCGCTGGTCGACCGGCGCCGGGCGCAGCGATGACAGCGGCGGCATCCGGGTGTCGCCGGGACCGCGCTCGGAGACGCCGCGCTCTGAATCGCCCCGCTGGTCGACAAATGAAAATCGGGGCCGCACCGAATCGCCCCGCTACGAGTCCCCGCGGACAGAGAGCCCCCGGTACGACACGCCGCGCTCTGAATCGCCGCGGTGGTCCACGGGCGGAGGCCGCGGCGACGACGGCGGCATCCGCGTGTCTCCCGCCCCGCGGGTCGATTCTCCCAGAATGGACACGCCGCGGATGGAGCGGCAGGCGGAACCGCCCCGGGGCGGGGAAGCGCGCCCTGCTCCGCGGAGCGAGCGAGGCAATTCGTTCACGCCGATGAGCCGCGGCGGGTGGTCGACGGGTGGCGGCGGGATGGCCGGCGAGTCCCCGTCGGTGCTCTCGCCGCGCTCATCTCCGGGCGATGCGGGCGGCCGTGCGAACTGGAGCACGGGTGGAGCGATGGTGGATGTTTCGCCCAGAAGCTCAAGATCGGATGCTGGTTCTGCGTGGACTGGAGGCGGGACGGCAAGTGATTCGTGGCGGGGTTCGGGAGGCCGGTCGTCGTGGAGCACGGGTGGAGGAGTGGTAGATGTCTCGCCGCGGTCTGAGCCGCGGAGCGAGCCGCGCTCGGCGGGCGGTTGGTCGACGGGCGGCTCGGGAGGCAGAACCGGATGGGCGGGCGACGGCTTCGGCGGCGGGGCGAGGAGCGCGCCGTCGTATGGGGGCTATTCGGGCGGAGTGCGCAGCGCCCCGAGCTATGGAGGCGGAGGCATCGGGGCGCCGCCCAGCATCGGCGGTGGCGGAATCCGCGGTGGCGGAATGGGAGCGCCGCCCAGCGTGGGTGGAGGCGGCATCCGGAGCGGGGGCGGTTTTAGCGGAGGCGGAGGCGTTCGGAGCGCACCTTCCGGTGGCGCCGGGGCTGCGGGCGGCGGCGGAGTGCGCGGGGGCAGGGGACGGTGA
- a CDS encoding IS4 family transposase, translating into MNRVCSIFSQVLKFVPRLEFEAAVRQHRAERHARGFRCWTQLVAMLFCHLGRAQSLREIVGGLASCEGKLQHLGVASAPKRSTLAYANEHRPWELFQSVFYALYQRCASEAAQRCKRKFRFKHKLMSLDATLIPLCLSMFDWAQFGRSKGAVKLHLVLDHDGYLPGFAVITEGKTSDVDVARRQRFEPGTMLVFDRGYQDYDWWLDLSRHKVWFVTRLKDVASYGIVEQREADRRKSILRDEVILLSRTQEAGPAALLRRIEVEGAEGETVVLVTNHLKLSAATVAAVYRERWQIELFFKALKQSLRIKTFVGTSANAVQIQIWTALIAMLLVKYMQLRSSFNWSLSNLVALLRQQLFVYRDLMAWLEAPFEPPPQLDAASQLMLEFG; encoded by the coding sequence ATGAATCGAGTATGCAGTATTTTCTCCCAGGTCTTGAAGTTCGTTCCGCGCCTGGAATTCGAGGCGGCCGTCCGCCAGCATCGCGCCGAGCGCCACGCCCGCGGATTCCGGTGCTGGACGCAGCTTGTCGCCATGCTGTTTTGCCACCTGGGACGCGCCCAGTCGCTGCGTGAAATCGTGGGTGGCCTGGCGTCTTGCGAAGGCAAGCTGCAGCATCTCGGCGTGGCCTCGGCGCCGAAGCGCTCGACGCTGGCCTATGCCAATGAGCACCGGCCGTGGGAGTTGTTTCAATCGGTCTTCTACGCGCTCTATCAGCGTTGCGCCTCGGAAGCAGCTCAGCGTTGCAAGCGCAAATTTCGCTTCAAGCATAAGCTGATGAGCCTGGACGCAACGCTGATTCCACTCTGCCTGAGCATGTTCGACTGGGCTCAGTTCGGGCGCAGCAAGGGCGCGGTGAAGTTGCATCTGGTGCTGGACCACGACGGCTATCTGCCGGGCTTCGCCGTCATCACCGAGGGCAAGACGTCGGACGTGGACGTCGCCCGCCGGCAGCGCTTCGAACCCGGCACGATGCTGGTGTTCGACCGCGGCTACCAGGACTATGACTGGTGGCTGGATCTGTCGCGCCACAAGGTGTGGTTCGTGACGCGGCTGAAAGACGTGGCCAGCTACGGCATCGTCGAACAGCGCGAGGCCGACAGGCGGAAGTCGATCCTGCGCGACGAGGTGATCCTGCTGAGCCGGACGCAGGAGGCTGGGCCGGCGGCGTTGCTGCGGCGGATTGAAGTGGAGGGCGCAGAGGGCGAGACGGTGGTGCTGGTGACGAATCATCTGAAGTTGTCGGCGGCGACGGTCGCGGCGGTCTACCGGGAGCGCTGGCAGATCGAGTTGTTCTTCAAGGCGCTGAAGCAGTCGTTGCGGATCAAGACGTTTGTGGGCACCAGCGCCAATGCGGTGCAGATCCAGATTTGGACAGCACTGATCGCGATGCTGCTGGTGAAGTACATGCAACTGCGCAGCAGCTTCAACTGGAGCCTGTCGAACCTGGTGGCGCTGCTGAGACAACAACTGTTTGTCTACCGCGACTTGATGGCCTGGCTGGAGGCGCCGTTCGAGCCGCCGCCCCAACTGGACGCGGCCTCGCAACTGATGCTCGAGTTCGGATGA